The sequence CGCAAGTATCATGGCTGGAGTGAACTCTTTGGAAGAGAGACCGTAGCGGCCTCCGATAATAATCGGCAGTCCCAAAGAGAGTTTTGTACGATATTCAAAGAGAGCGCTCACTACATCATGGTAGAGCGGTTCACCCAGGCTACCTGACTCTTTGGTACGGTCAAGCACGGCAATGGCCTTGACTGAGTTTGGAAGTGCATCCATGAACGCCTTAACTGCAAAAGGCAATGCCAGCCGAACCTTTATCATGCCCACTTTTTCACCCAGAGTATTCAGATAGTGCACACTCTCTTCTACTGCTTGGGTACCTGATCCCATCAATACGATGACTCTCTGGGCATCCTCTGCACCGACATAATCAAAAAGTCGGTAAGCCCTTCCTGTAAGAGCAGCGAATGCATCCATTTGCTCCTGCAGGATCTTCGGCAGTGCTTGATAGTACTTGTTGACACTTTCACGCCCTTGAAAATAGACATCGGGGTTTTGGGATGTACCTCTAAGTACAGGAGAGTCAGATGTCAGGCCCCGTTTCCTGTGTGCTTCAACCAGATCGGTGCTGATCATAGCTTTGAGTACGTCATCAGAAAGTTTTTCGATCCGACTTACCTCATGTGAGGTGCGAAAGCCGTCAAAAAAATGCAAGAAAGGAATACGAGCATGCAAGGTCGCTGCTTGTGCAATAAGGGCAAAGTCATGTGCTTCCTGTACGGAACCGGAGGAGAGCAGGGCGAAACCGGTCTGTCTTACCCCCATGACATCCTGATGGTCTCCAAAGATGGAAAGTCCCTGAGCAGCAAGAGAGCGCGAAGCAACATGAAATACCGTCGAAGTGAGCTCTCCTGCGATCTTGTACATATTAGGTATCATCAGAAGCAGTCCCTGGGAGGCGGTAAACGTTGTGGTCAGGGCACCTGCCTGTAAGGCACCATGCACAGCCCCGCTTGCACCACCCTCGCTTTGCATTTCATAGACTTCTGGAATAGTACCAAAAATATTTTTCTGATGTTTTGCACTGTAAATATCACTGAATTCACCCATAGGAGAGGCGGGGGTGATAGGGTAGATGGCAATGACTTCGTTGAGTTTGTGGGCTACCATCGCAACGGCTTCATTACCATCAACCATCATAGTGGAACGCTCTTTCATCATTATATTCCTTTATTTATCGGTAAAAAAATTCATATAATATATTGTAGATGCAAGGGATACAATATAAACGCATTAAACACTGTTTTATAGATGACACTTATGGGTCATTTTTATATTGTAGCGTGTATCAGATGTATAGTTGGTTAGAAGGATAGCATATCAGTGCACAGCTACCAGATTACATTTAAGATTATTCCCTGGCAGTTATTTGTGTTATAATCTCTAAAAGGAGCTCTGTTCTTTATTTAAAAAGAACAAGGCCGATAGCATTATCATTATGAATTATATAGGATAAGCAGATGGATAATGAAAACAAAAAGGATTCTTTTGTAGAAATTGGTCATGAATTGACAGACAAGTTGGAAGATCCCTTTATAGATTTTCTTCACAAGATCATACGTATGGCAGTAAAAGTGTTGGCAGCTTTAATGGTTTTGGTTATTGTCTGGGGTATCGGTGATGTCATCTATGTATTATATCAGCGTCTGGTATCTCCACCATTTATGCTCCTAAATATCAATGATATACTGGCCACCTTTGGTGCCTTTCTTGCCGTACTGATCGCTATAGAGATCTTTATCAATATTACACTCTATCTCAAAACCAATGTAATACCGGTCAGACTGGTTGTCGCAACTGCACTCATGGCCATTTCACGTAAGGTTATCATTTTTGATTTTGGAGCGATCACACCTCTTTTTGTGCTTAGTACAGCAGCTGTTGTCTTTGCTTTGGGGATCACATACTGGCTTATTACCAAAAAAAGCTAACAACTAGCTAGAAAGGTACGACTATGCAGAACCAAGTAGATGCGTCAATTTTTATATCAGAAGAGTGGCATACAAAAAGTACAGAATCTGTCTTCACATTACTTGAAACATCCAGAGATGGTCTTGCCCAAGAAGAGGTAGAGAAGAGACTTGAAACGTATGGGCCAAATCAGCTTCCTGCAGTACAGACGCGCAGTGCATTTCTACGGTTTATCTATCAATTTCATAATATATTGATCTATGTGCTGCTTGCTGCAGGTATGGTTACTGCCATATTGGAGCATTGGATCGATGCAGGTGTGATCTTTGCTGTCGTGCTTCTCAACGCAGTGATTGGATTCTTACAAGAGGGAAAAGCTGAAAATGCTTTGAGATCGATACAACAGATGCTTTCTCCTCATGCGATCGCGATACGTAACGGCCGACAGATCACGATTCAGGCAGAAGATCTGGTGCCCGGTGATATCGTAAGTCTGCAATCTGGTGATAAGGTACCGGCAGACCTGAGACTTTTCCGCGTTAAGGGACTTCAGATCCAGGAATCGGCATTGACAGGTGAGTCGGTAGCCGTAGAAAAAAGGACAGATCCTGTAGTAAAGGAGAGTGTGATAGGCGATCGTCACTGCATGGCTTACTCGGGCACCATTGTGACACACGGCCAGGGTAGTGGTATAGTTATAGGTACCGGTGTAGAGACACAAATAGGTCGTATCAGCAGTCTGGTATCGGAAGTCGAATCCGCGACTACTCCTCTGATTCAACAAATGGCCCAGTTTGCCCGTTGGCTTACTATAGCTATTTTGTCTATTTCACTTATCACTTTCGCCTTTGGTTTATTGGTCAGGGATTATGCTGCTGTGGAAATGTTTCTGGCTTCGGTAAGTCTTGCAGTAGCCGCTATTCCGGAGGGACTGCCTGCCATCATGACGATTACGCTTGCCATTGGTGTACAGAGAATGGCACATCGTAATGCGATTATCCGTAAACTGCCAGCTGTTGAAACACTCGGAGCGGTCACAGTGATTTGTTCGGATAAAACAGGTACCTTGACACGTAATGAAATGACCGTTTCTATGATTGCGACAGCCAAAGATCTGTTCGAACTGAGTGGAACAGGGTATGATCCGCATGGAGAGATATCTTTGTCAGGCAGAGCTGTACTTTCTGAAGAAAGACCACTTTTACAGGAAGTGGCCCGGGTTGCAATGCTTTGCAATGATGCATCATTGGAACAAAAGAACGGTGAATGGCTTGTGCATGGTGATCCGATGGAGGGAGCCCTTCTGGTAGCCGGGTTAAAGGCCGGGTTGGATATAGAGATGGAGTCCAAAGAGTATCCTCGTACCGATCTTATCCCTTTTGAATCAGAACACCGATTCATGGCGACACTCCACCATGACCATTCATGCGATACTTTTATCTTTCTCAAGGGTGCCCCGGAGAAGATATTAGAGATGTGCACCTATCAGAGAAGTCTCAATGGTGACCAACCTTTGGATACGCAGTACTGGCTGGAACGTATTGAAACTTTGGCAGGGTATGGACAGCGCGTATTGGCCCTTGCCTTCAAGCCGGCAAAGCCTAAACAGGAAGAACTTGCATTCAGCGATCTGGAGGATGGCCTGATCATGCTGGGTATGCTTGGCTTGATCGATCCGCCCCGAGAAGAAGCGATTGAAGCGGTGCAGGTCTGTGACAGGGCAGGCATCAGAGTGAAAATGATCACAGGTGACCATGGTGCAACTGCACGTGCTATCGCCAAACAACTGAAACTTGTGAATAGCGATGATGTGCTGACCGGAACAGAGCTTGAAGTGATGAGTGAAGAGGAGTTGCGCCAACGTGTGCTGGATGTTGATATCTATGCACGTGTAAATCCTGAACACAAACTTTGTCTGGTACGATTATTACAGGAGCATGGCTTGATCGTTGCAATGACAGGTGACGGTGTGAACGATGCACCGGCACTCAAGCGTGCAGATGTAGGTACTGCAATGGGGCACAATGGTACAGAAGCTGCAAAAGAAGCGTCTGAAATGGTACTTGCAGATGATAATTTTGCTTCCATTATGCATGCAGTAGAAGAGGGGCGTACTGTCTATGACAACCTCAAAAAGGCCATACTCTTTATTCTTCCGACCAATGGTGGTGAAGCGTTGATCATTCTTGCTGCTATTGCATTTGGTTTTCATCAAATGCCACTCATACCGGTGCAGATCCTTTGGGTCAATATGGTGACAGCTGTAACATTGGCACTATCATTGGCATTTGAGCCACCAGAATACAATGTCATGCAAAGACCTCCGCGTGATGCCCATGAGCCTATACTTACGGGGTATCTCATTTGGCGTATTGCGTATGTTTCAATGATCTTGATGAGCGGGACATTCGGGCTTTTTCTTTGGGAGATGGAACAGGGTGCCGGAATTGCGCATGCACAAACTGTAGCTGTAAATACACTGATCATGTTTGAGATATTTTATCTGTTCAATTCCCGTTATATCACAGAATCGATCTTCAACTGGGAAGGTCTATCCGGAAACCGTTATGTATTGATCTCTATTGCTATACTGATCATACTCCAGCTTTGTTTTACCTATCTTAGCCCTATGCAGTCTCTATTCGGAAGCACTGCAATCGACTTTACCATATGGCTGCGTATAGTGTTGGTCGCCTCTTCTGTACTCTTCCTTGTAGAGCTTGAAAAGTATATTGTACGATACATGGGGAAAAACAAAAGGAGGGTTTAGGTTGATGGATAGATATGTGAAGTGGGGGAATAGGGCATAAACACTCATTATCCAAGTTATAATATTAAGTGAAGAACAATCATCGCTATGCTATACTCCACCCTCATACAAAGGAAAAACTATGGCATATATAGATTTAACAACAAAAAATTTTAACGAAACACTGGATAATAATGAAATAGTTATTATCGATTTTTGGGCAGAATGGTGTGGTCCCTGTAAACAGTTCGCACCCATTTTTGAAAGGGTAGCAGAAAAATATCCTGATATCACCTTTGCTAAGGTCAACACTGAGGAACAACCTGCTATATCGGCACAGTACGGTATCCGTTCGATCCCGACACTGATGGTCAGTAGAGACGGTATCATCCTGCTTAATCAAGCAGGTATGCTGCCTGAAGAAGCCTTTGATAAGCTCATCACCCACGTAAAGGGGCTTGATATGGATCAAATACGTGCAGAGATAGCTAAAGATGAAGAGGATGACGAGTAACACATCATTACGATACTCGTTATCTCATACCGTTTTATATTAAGATTACCAATCAACCCTTCTTGTAAACCTGTCACTCTTTTATCATTTTTGATAACAGCTGATGGGGCTATTCATCATCTTCGTCATCATCGAAATCAAACTCTAGTTTTACGGGTTCCTCTACTACTTCTTTTAACTCACTAATATCCTCTGCAGGGATATTTATCGCCATTGCGACAAAGGAGACCAAAGCATTATCATCTATGATCTCCTGGCATGCTTCTGATGTGTTATAAATGGTGAGTATGCCGTCTTTTATAAGTATATCTCTAGTGCCAATACCTAATTCTGCCGCTATATTATGCAAGTCTGGACGGGTAAGATGGATCCCGCTGACTTTCATTGAGAATCCTGTTCTTATCTTTCCTGGGTACATTTTTCTATCCTTTAAGTATTTCTTGAGTCGATTATTTTCAGATTATAGCTGATATAGTGTAGTCATACCTTATGTTTTGGCTTTAAGGAGTTATAAATACTTAGAGATATAAAAAGTGTGAAGGTTTAATCAAAAAACTCAAGAGTGTATAAGAAGCAAGTGGAGAAAGGTCAGTATGTCACTTTAAAACGCAGATAATAGCTGTTCTCAAGACTGCCAAACTCACTCTCATTATCTCCTCTATAAAGCATCGCACCCACCGATACGGAAGCATCATCACTGATACTGTAGGTGATGAGAGGGGAAATGAAACTGCTTTGGTCTTCCGGGCTATGGATCATACTCAGCGCACCGCTGTAGAGCAGGTTGAAGTCATAATAGGCAGAGGCTCCTAGGTAGTCAGAAGAGAGGTGACGGTTATAGCCTAGACTGCTTTTTTGGAAGTTCAGTATCTCATCAACAGTATAGGTTTTGGTAGAGTGCAGCCATTCTGTCATGACGGTAAGCCCATTGACAAAGCCGTAATCCACCCCCAGTATGGTTTGATAAAATGATCTATCTAAGAGTTTGTCTTTGTAGTATCCTCCTTCGCTCCGCCACTCTATACCGGTATCAAAAAGATTACCCTCTATCTCATAGGCGAACATCTGGGCATCATTGCTCGAAAAAATATCCAGTGCGATATCGCCAATCTGGACATTTCCTTTGATCCTTCCTGCATATTTGTAACTGTTGTCCTCACGTTTTGCAACCACTCCCATTGCTTGACTCAGTGTTCCCAATGCATAAGTATAGGAGAGGGCAAAATTTCCGTAGATCTGGTCAGGTTCCAGGGCAAGAGGGTTTCTGGGGTTAAAGAGATCAGTCGGTGTCCATATCCGTCCAACACCCATAGTGATCTTCTGTAGACCAAAGATTACATGATGCTTTTCATCCGCATAACCGACAGAAAAACGGTGCAGCCGTCCAAATACTTCACCCTTGCCATAGTTCTTGGTATGGGTCTCTATGTCAAAAGGAGTATCTGCTTTGATAGAGCGAAAAAAACCATATTCAAAGCTCTCTATATAGGTTTTCCCGTAGTAGTTGTCTATATCTGCTATGATATTGGCAAACCAGTTTCCCTCTGTGATATTATCGGTCAGTCTCAGCCTGTTGTAGTTATAGAGTGTTCTCTCTTCCTCAGTGTAGGGTATCTTGGATATCGTATAGTTGGTGTTCTCTATGGTAAGGTCATGTTCTACGGCCATGATCGGCAGGGTCAAACAGAGTAGGGTGATATAGTTAACGATCTTCAACGACGACTCCGTCATCTAAAACAATGATACGCTTGGACTGTTCAAGCACATATTTGTCATGGGAAGCAAAAATGACTGTTACGTGCTCTTTTTCATTGAGTGTGCGCAGCATATTCATCAGGCGCGCACTGTTCTTCGAATCGAGGTTTGCTGTGGGCTCATCGGCGAGTATCAGTTTGGGGCGTGAAGCCACTGCTCGTGCTACAGCCACACGCTGTTGCTGGCCTCCACTGATCTCACCGGGAAGTTTATCGAGGAGGTCCGCTATCTGCAAGATCTCAGCCAACTCCGTAGTACGTGCATCTATCTCTTTTTGATCGAACTTGAGCAGTTTCATGATGAACCCTATGTTTTCTCTGACATTAAGTACATGTATGAGATTGTAGGCCTGGAAGATAAAACCGATATCATGCAGTCTGAGCTTTGCCATTTTCTCTTCACTGTAAGCCGATATCTCTTCTCCTTCAAAAAAGATCTCTCCGCTTGTTGCAGAGTCCAGTCCACCTATAATATTCAAAAGAGTGGTCTTGCCTGAACCTGACTCACCGCTCAGTGTAGTGAACTCACCTTTTTCAAAAGTAAGGTTGATATCGGTAAGGGCTCTGACCTCTTTAGGAGTATCAGGGTAGAATGTTTTGTAGACATGGCTGAGTTTCATAACATTTTTCCTTGTATGACTTGTATAGGTTTGATTTTCTTCAGTTTTCGCAGAGGCCAGATCACTGAGAGCAGGGTAGCAAAAAGTACAGCAAAGAATGCTTGAAAGAAATAGTAAAGGTGCATATTGGCATACATGACTGCACTGTATCCATAAAGTTCAAGACCTGCTTC is a genomic window of Sulfurovum sp. XGS-02 containing:
- a CDS encoding phosphate-starvation-inducible PsiE family protein, with the protein product MDNENKKDSFVEIGHELTDKLEDPFIDFLHKIIRMAVKVLAALMVLVIVWGIGDVIYVLYQRLVSPPFMLLNINDILATFGAFLAVLIAIEIFINITLYLKTNVIPVRLVVATALMAISRKVIIFDFGAITPLFVLSTAAVVFALGITYWLITKKS
- a CDS encoding cation-transporting P-type ATPase gives rise to the protein MQNQVDASIFISEEWHTKSTESVFTLLETSRDGLAQEEVEKRLETYGPNQLPAVQTRSAFLRFIYQFHNILIYVLLAAGMVTAILEHWIDAGVIFAVVLLNAVIGFLQEGKAENALRSIQQMLSPHAIAIRNGRQITIQAEDLVPGDIVSLQSGDKVPADLRLFRVKGLQIQESALTGESVAVEKRTDPVVKESVIGDRHCMAYSGTIVTHGQGSGIVIGTGVETQIGRISSLVSEVESATTPLIQQMAQFARWLTIAILSISLITFAFGLLVRDYAAVEMFLASVSLAVAAIPEGLPAIMTITLAIGVQRMAHRNAIIRKLPAVETLGAVTVICSDKTGTLTRNEMTVSMIATAKDLFELSGTGYDPHGEISLSGRAVLSEERPLLQEVARVAMLCNDASLEQKNGEWLVHGDPMEGALLVAGLKAGLDIEMESKEYPRTDLIPFESEHRFMATLHHDHSCDTFIFLKGAPEKILEMCTYQRSLNGDQPLDTQYWLERIETLAGYGQRVLALAFKPAKPKQEELAFSDLEDGLIMLGMLGLIDPPREEAIEAVQVCDRAGIRVKMITGDHGATARAIAKQLKLVNSDDVLTGTELEVMSEEELRQRVLDVDIYARVNPEHKLCLVRLLQEHGLIVAMTGDGVNDAPALKRADVGTAMGHNGTEAAKEASEMVLADDNFASIMHAVEEGRTVYDNLKKAILFILPTNGGEALIILAAIAFGFHQMPLIPVQILWVNMVTAVTLALSLAFEPPEYNVMQRPPRDAHEPILTGYLIWRIAYVSMILMSGTFGLFLWEMEQGAGIAHAQTVAVNTLIMFEIFYLFNSRYITESIFNWEGLSGNRYVLISIAILIILQLCFTYLSPMQSLFGSTAIDFTIWLRIVLVASSVLFLVELEKYIVRYMGKNKRRV
- a CDS encoding ABC transporter ATP-binding protein; translation: MKLSHVYKTFYPDTPKEVRALTDINLTFEKGEFTTLSGESGSGKTTLLNIIGGLDSATSGEIFFEGEEISAYSEEKMAKLRLHDIGFIFQAYNLIHVLNVRENIGFIMKLLKFDQKEIDARTTELAEILQIADLLDKLPGEISGGQQQRVAVARAVASRPKLILADEPTANLDSKNSARLMNMLRTLNEKEHVTVIFASHDKYVLEQSKRIIVLDDGVVVEDR
- the trxA gene encoding thioredoxin, encoding MAYIDLTTKNFNETLDNNEIVIIDFWAEWCGPCKQFAPIFERVAEKYPDITFAKVNTEEQPAISAQYGIRSIPTLMVSRDGIILLNQAGMLPEEAFDKLITHVKGLDMDQIRAEIAKDEEDDE